The sequence AGCCGGTCCATACAAACTCTCCCATAATAAATGGATGGTCATCCTGTGCCCTGAATTCTACATCAGGGATAGTTGCCCAGAGAGGGCAGGAGAGGGTATATATTTTAATGGGCATATGACAACATCTCACCTGAAAAAATACTGTATATTAAATGAGGAGTGTCAGCGTTTGATTAAATCAGCGATAGAGAGTATGCATCTTTCAGCCCGTGCCTATGACAGGATAAGGAAGGTAGTGCGCACCATAGCAGACCTTGATTGTTAAGAAGATATTAAACCACATCATCTTGCAGAAGTAATCCAGTACCGCAGTTTAGACAGGGAATTATAATTATTCCCACTCCAGTTTCTTCACTCTTATTATCTTTGAAGAGATAACCTTGCACCCTTCTTCTGTAATTTTAAATTCTGCATATTCAATGAATAGATTACCATACTCATCAATCAAAAAATCACCGAAAAGTCCCTTGTAAGGTTCTTTATTTGTATTTTTCAAGGTATAATTCAATCTCTTACCATCATATCCTGTTGTTGCACCATAACCAGCATTATAAAAAGTCCTTCCATCAATCAGTGTTACTTTAGCAGGGTCAATAGATACAGAGGAGACAAATACCGGTTTGTAGTTTGGGTCTGTTCTGCTCTTTTTCTTTAACTCCCCTATTGTTTCACAGAATGAGATACTGATATAAAGAATAATACATACTACTATTATTAGTTTTTTCATAAAAACACTCCTTTTTCAATATTTTGACGATTTTTGTAAACATGAGAAAATTTCTCACATATTTTAGAAATCTTTGACAGAGTTTTAAAAAATTTCTCACCCCATCATTACTTTTATATTTTTAGACAGTTAAGGTGAGTAGGTCCTTTTACCCTAAAATTTTATCAATATCTATATTTTCCTCAACAATTTTCTTCGCTATTTCAATCTTATCAATATCTTTTTCTGTTATTTTTACAATAAGTTCATGTAATGCAGAAGCAACCTCATAGGTACCAATTGGGGCAATAATCACTGGTAAGTCATATTGTTTAATAAGGTCTAATATTGTTTTGTGAGGATATAGCCCTCCTGTAAGGACTATGCCTTTGATTAAATCCTGTGGGATTATAGAAAGTGCTGCAAGTATTAGGTCCTCTCTATCACCCGGGGTTATAAGTAAACTTTCTGGTTTGAAATAATCAAGCGCATGTCTCGGTGTCATTGCACCAACCACAATGTTTTTTACTTTCTGCCCCATCTTTTCATATCCTGATAGAACTTTTCCATTTACTGCTTCACATATTTGAAACAGGTTTGGTTCAGTCAGGTAATCAATATAGGGTAAAAGTCCAATAAGTTTTAAATTTATTTTAGAAAAGAATATGTTGAGATATTTTTCAATAGTTGGTTTCTTTGTATCGTTCACTTTATTGATAATAACTCCCTTTACCTCAACATTTTTTTCTCTGAACAAAGAAAGGTTAAGAGAGATTTCATCTACAGGTCTTCCTATACCTCCTACAGATATCATAACCGTAGGTGCCTTCAGAACTCTTGCAACTTCTGCATTGTTTAGGTCAAAGACAGAGCCAACTCCTGCATGTCCTGTCCCTTCTATA is a genomic window of bacterium containing:
- a CDS encoding AAA family ATPase, whose product is MKSIFIAATRQNDGKTVISIGLLLALKKYIKKIGFIKPVGQKYLVVDGKKIDKDAVLIKKLGEIEDDLADINPIAVEEGFTKEYLDNPNREELIEKIKKSYEKISKDKDFVIIEGTGHAGVGSVFDLNNAEVARVLKAPTVMISVGGIGRPVDEISLNLSLFREKNVEVKGVIINKVNDTKKPTIEKYLNIFFSKINLKLIGLLPYIDYLTEPNLFQICEAVNGKVLSGYEKMGQKVKNIVVGAMTPRHALDYFKPESLLITPGDREDLILAALSIIPQDLIKGIVLTGGLYPHKTILDLIKQYDLPVIIAPIGTYEVASALHELIVKITEKDIDKIEIAKKIVEENIDIDKILG